Genomic window (Spirochaetota bacterium):
CCGTTCCTCCGTGTGCAAGGGTTTTAAGCAAATTCTTACATTTTCCTTGCACTTAATGCAAGCATTATGTCACAAAAAACTTCAACTCTTCAGTACTTTCGACTTCTTCAGGAAACCTTAATTATATATGCTTTTTTTCTCTTCATATCAATAATCTCCTTAATTATTATTGTAAGTATCTCTGCTAAACTGTGTGGGAATACAAAAAAATAAAGATGTCAAATTATATATTAAACGATTTGATAGTTATATGCGATTTTATTCGTTAGGTGGGTGCTAATTGTTTTGATAATCAAAAATATTATCGCATTGTATAGATTGTTAAAAGTTATTGGTTTGTGATTAGATTAGGCAAAAATGGTAGGCGATTAACCCTTAACTTTATTAAGGTCGTCCAAAAGTAAAAAGAGCATTCATAAAAGTCAATCGATTTTATCATAATATGTTTGAAACCACCTATTCCTTTCAATCAAAAAGAAAGAGGATAATACGTGAAATTTTAACTCGAAAATAATTATACGAATAATAACAAAGTGAGTTAGTACTCTCAATAGATTAAATAGCATGTATAATATCCTACCTCTCACTACCTGCTGAAAGCCGACTAATTCTTGAGAAATGAATGTTTAACATTTCATCATTGTTTTATTCTTGAATGTTTTAATAAAATCGTATATATAAAAAATAGCATTCTTCACAAAAATGTATAAAGTTTCTCTAAGGAGTAATATTATGTCCGATAATAAAAAGTTATCCATGTTAATTTTAAGTGCAAATTTGGATAAAGCCTTAGCATCATTTATAATTGCTACAAGTGCTGCATCAATGAATTATGAAGTGAATATGTTTTTTGCATTCTGGGGACTGAATATACTTACAAAGAGGAAGGGGAAATTTTTTAAGGGGATTTCTATAATGGAAAAGATGTTGAATATTGTAAATCGTGGTGGAGCTCATAGATTAGCGCTCTCGAAATTAAACATGTTGGGTATGGGGAAGATGATGATGAAGATGATGATGAAGAAAAAAAATATCCCATCGCTTGAGGAATTGATAAAGATGGCTCATGAGCAAGGTATTGTTTTTTTTATCTGTGATATGAGTAGAGATTTAATGGGACTCAAACCTGAAGATTTTATTGATAGCGTGAATGAGTTTTGTGGTGTAGCAACCTTTATTGATAAATCGAGTGATTCTGAAATCAGTTTAGTATTTGATTAGGTGGAGAGTTGATATGTCAAATGTAAATAAAAATTTAATTATTATTACTACAGGTAAAGAAGATAGGGGGGGGAGGGCAATTGTTGGATTTTGCATGGCAGCCTCTTCCATAGCACTTGGGATTGATACTACAGTATTCTTAACGCTTAACGGAACAATCTGGGGTATGAATGGACAAGCGGAAAATGTAAAGATTGATGGCTTTGAACCCTTAACAGTATACATGGATCAATTCTTAGAAAATGGGGGGAAAATCCTAGTATGCAGCCCTTGTGTTGAATTCTTCTGTAACCTTAAAATAAAGTCAAAGACAAAAGAGGATTCATTGATCAAGGGTGCTGAATTTGCAGGATTTCCGACAGTTACTTCTATTATGGCAGAAAGCTCTGTAGTATCATTATAATTATCCATGACTGGATAATATGATAAATGGCAATATTATTAAGAGGAAGATTTATTATTTTATATTCATTCAAACTAATACTCTAAATTAATATAATTCTGATTCTATATTTATGTTGTGGAATTATAGCATTTGACGTCAAAAAAATAAAACCCAAAAAACTGTTT
Coding sequences:
- a CDS encoding DsrE/DsrF/DrsH-like family protein, producing the protein MSDNKKLSMLILSANLDKALASFIIATSAASMNYEVNMFFAFWGLNILTKRKGKFFKGISIMEKMLNIVNRGGAHRLALSKLNMLGMGKMMMKMMMKKKNIPSLEELIKMAHEQGIVFFICDMSRDLMGLKPEDFIDSVNEFCGVATFIDKSSDSEISLVFD
- a CDS encoding DsrE family protein; amino-acid sequence: MSNVNKNLIIITTGKEDRGGRAIVGFCMAASSIALGIDTTVFLTLNGTIWGMNGQAENVKIDGFEPLTVYMDQFLENGGKILVCSPCVEFFCNLKIKSKTKEDSLIKGAEFAGFPTVTSIMAESSVVSL